The Scomber japonicus isolate fScoJap1 chromosome 13, fScoJap1.pri, whole genome shotgun sequence genome includes a window with the following:
- the ppp1r14aa gene encoding protein phosphatase 1, regulatory (inhibitor) subunit 14Aa isoform X1 translates to MELLQDQVGNIPKRHARVTVKYNRKELQKRLDVEKWIDENLDRLYTGQEDDIPEEVNIDDLIDLPNDEDRVKKLKELLQNCSNNTETFIRELVGKLEGVHKQEELQSEGIEHPVICHSHHRHEPYHFNNPQQHSHNTRGQNQTL, encoded by the exons ATGGAACTGCTTCAGGATCAAGTAGGTAATATACCGAAGAGGCATGCCCGGGTCACCGTCAAGTACAATAGGAAGGAGCTGCAGAAGCGGCTCGACGTGGAGAAGTGGATCGATGAGAATCTGGATCGGCTGTACACGGGTCAG GAAGATGATATACCAGAGGAGGTGAACATTGACGACTTGATTGACCTGCCTAACGATGAGGATCGAGTCAAAAAGTTAAAG GAACTTTTGCAAAACTGCAGTAACAACACAGAG ACCTTCATCAGAGAGCTGGTGGGAAAGTTGGAGGGAGTTCACAAGCAGGAAGAGCTGCAGAGCGAAGGCATTGAGCATCCAGTCATCTGCCACAGCCACCACCGCCACGAGCCCTACCACTTTAACAACCCACAGCAACACTCCCACAACACCCGAGGCCAAAACCAGACCCTCTGA
- the ppp1r14aa gene encoding protein phosphatase 1, regulatory (inhibitor) subunit 14Aa isoform X2: MELLQDQVGNIPKRHARVTVKYNRKELQKRLDVEKWIDENLDRLYTGQEDDIPEEVNIDDLIDLPNDEDRVKKLKTFIRELVGKLEGVHKQEELQSEGIEHPVICHSHHRHEPYHFNNPQQHSHNTRGQNQTL; the protein is encoded by the exons ATGGAACTGCTTCAGGATCAAGTAGGTAATATACCGAAGAGGCATGCCCGGGTCACCGTCAAGTACAATAGGAAGGAGCTGCAGAAGCGGCTCGACGTGGAGAAGTGGATCGATGAGAATCTGGATCGGCTGTACACGGGTCAG GAAGATGATATACCAGAGGAGGTGAACATTGACGACTTGATTGACCTGCCTAACGATGAGGATCGAGTCAAAAAGTTAAAG ACCTTCATCAGAGAGCTGGTGGGAAAGTTGGAGGGAGTTCACAAGCAGGAAGAGCTGCAGAGCGAAGGCATTGAGCATCCAGTCATCTGCCACAGCCACCACCGCCACGAGCCCTACCACTTTAACAACCCACAGCAACACTCCCACAACACCCGAGGCCAAAACCAGACCCTCTGA
- the dlb gene encoding delta-like protein B: protein MAHLNLRYLLALALVHVVFSSGVFELKINSFHTAQRICRRHRDCHIFFRICLKHPEDVISAEPPCTFGTGHTNVIRADHTSISSSAPIRVPFHFKWPGTFSLIIEAWNAESPTEYTDNQNNLVNRLATRRRLAIGEDWSQDVHFGEQSELRYSYHVFCDEYYFGDGCADYCRPRDDTLGHYTCDEEGNRICLEGWKGNYCSEPICSADCSERHGYCEAPGGCTCRMGWQGPSCIECVRYPGCLHGTCSQPWQCNCQEGWGGLFCDQDLNYCTNHKPCANGATCTNTGQGSYTCTCRPGFGGTNCELETNECDSNPCKNGGSCNDLENDYSCTCPQGFYGKNCEIIAMTCADGPCFNGGTCVEAMTGGYTCRCPPSYTGSNCEKKLDRCSNRPCLNGGDCLDLGQSVLCRCQPGFTGANCQVNFDDCASNPCQNGGTCQDGVNDYTCSCTLGYTGKNCSVRSDACGARPCQNGGTCFTHFTGPVCQCPKGFMGPSCEFTLQPSFKPALRQTSQPSSATLTISCFLAIMVLILVAGIIFLRRRRRLQGRKQLSDIAVYNDLDTVNNLGGNERDSFLVPNGMFKISNSTARLSLSLCPDGRSGYRHSPVESGHTRGERQDFMWRDEAGPGSGAGLR from the exons ATGGCACATCTGAACCTGAGATATCTCTTGGCTTTGGCCTTAGTGCACGTG GTATTTTCTTCCGGTGTGTTTGAACTGAAAATTAATTCATTCCACACTGCGCAACGCATCTGTAGGAGACACAGGGACTGTCACATATTTTTTAGAATATGTCTAAAACATCCAGAGGATGTGATTTCAGCAGAGCCACCTTGCACCTTTGGAACTGGACACACCAATGTCATCAGGGCTGATCACACCTCGATTTCTAGCAGCGCTCCCATCAGAGTGCCATTCCACTTCAAGTGGCCG GGAACATTTTCATTGATCATTGAAGCCTGGAACGCCGAATCTCCCACTGAATACACAG ATAACCAGAACAACCTTGTGAACCGTCTGGCAACCAGGAGGAGACTTGCCATCGGTGAGGACTGGTCTCAGGACGTCCATTTTGGAGAACAGAGCGAGCTGCGTTACTCCTACCACGTCTTCTGCGACGAGTACTACTTTGGAGACGGCTGCGCTGACTACTGCAGGCCAAGAGACGACACGCTGGGACACTACACCTGCGACGAGGAGGGCAACCGCATCTGCCTGGAGGGCTGGAAGGGAAACTACTGCTCTGAGC cCATCTGCTCGGCGGACTGCAGTGAGAGGCATGGCTATTGCGAGGCCCCTGGGGGCTGTACGTGTCGCATGGGCTGGCAGGGCCCCTCCTGCATTGAATGCGTCCGCTACCCAGGCTGCCTCCACGGGACATGCAGCCAGCCATGGCAGTGTAACTGCCAAGAGGGCTGGGGGGGCCTTTTCTGCGACCAGGATCTCAACTACTGCACCAACCACAAGCCCTGCGCCAATGGTGCAACCTGCACCAACACGGGTCAAGGCAGCTACACCTGCACCTGCCGACCTGGCTTCGGAGGCACCAACTGTGAGCTGGAAACCAACGAGTGTGACAGCAACCCCTGCAAGAACGGAGGCAGCTGTAAT GACCTGGAGAACGACTACTCGTGCACCTGTCCTCAGGGATTCTACGGTAAGAACTGCGAGATCATCGCCATGACCTGCGCCGACGGTCCCTGCTTCAATGGCGGCACCTGTGTGGAGGCCATGACCGGAGGCTACACCTGCCGCTGCCCTCCTAGCTACACCGGCTCCAACTGTGAGAAGAAGCTGGACCGCTGCAGTAACAGGCCCTGTCTGAACG GTGGCGACTGTCTGGACCTTGGCCAGAGTGTCCTGTGCCGCTGTCAGCCAGGTTTCACTGGTGCCAACTGCCAGGTCAACTTCGACGACTGTGCTTCCAACCCCTGCCAGAACGGCGGGACCTGCCAAGACGGTGTGAATGACTACACCTGCTCCTGCACCCTAGGGTACACCGGCAAGAACTGCAGTGTGCGCTCAGATGCCTGCGGCGCCCGTCCCTGCCAGAACGGTGGCACCTGCTTCACCCACTTTACTGGGCCAGTATGCCAGTGCCCTAAAGGCTTTATGGGTCCGAGTTGTGAGTTCACACTTCAGCCCAGTTTCAAGCCTGCTTTGCGCCAAACCTCCCAGCCCTCCTCAGCCACCCTCACCATCTCCTGCTTTCTGGCCATCATGGTGTTGATTCTGGTGGCTGGCATTATCTttctgaggaggagaaggaggctgCAGGGGAGGAAGCAGCTGAGCGACATTGCAGTTTACAATGATTTGGACACAGTGAACAACCTGGGAGGAAACGAGAGAGATTCCTTCCTCGTTCCCAACGGCATGTTCAAGATCAGCAACAGCACGGCACGCCTTAGCCTCTCCCTCTGCCCAGATGGAAGATCCGGGTACAGACACAGTCCCGTGGAGAGCGGCCACACCAGAGGCGAGCGTCAGGACTTTATGTGGAGAGACGAGGCCGGCCCGGGCTCCGGAGCAGGACTGAGATGA